In Crinalium epipsammum PCC 9333, the following are encoded in one genomic region:
- a CDS encoding non-ribosomal peptide synthetase produces MNDHQVNISEEVFIFPTSFAQQRLWFIDQLVPGNYFYNVPTALRLKGSLNFLALEQTLNEIVSRHESLRTRFKIVDEQPVQVIYPSLNIRLTVVDLQDLSLDKRQAEAKKIIFAESERPFNLSSEALVRSLLIRLQENEHILVLNLHHIVCDDWSIGVLSKELSLIYTALCRDIKCDASKILPELPLQYADFAEWQREWLQGEVLQNQLSYWRQHLEGISTLNLPSNKLPPRRQSYRGATEFIEIPKNLTTKLESISQQEGITLFMTLLAAFQVLLYRYSHQEDIAVGVPIANRNRSEIEGLIGFFVNSLVLRTDLSGNPSFQEVLARVREVTLGGYAHQDLPFEKLVEELQPERNISRHPLFQVMFSFQNSPMTGLDLLDLDASFINIDIKTTRFDLEFNLWECGDGYRNLLGGDRWQYSEGIRGVVVYNTDLFEQATITRMAEHFQTLLEGIVANPSTRISDLPILSKAELNQILVEWNNTKRTPPPSPLPVYGEGAYENNIIDHQVNYQQNCCIHQLFEKQVSQSPDAIAVLFDNQQLTYRELNNRSNQLAHYLQKLGVGAEVIVGICMEPSIEMIVGILGILKAGGAYLPLDPSYPCDRIDFMLQDAQVSVLLKQSAINSQLSAIHTPIVVYIDNDWELIELENQENLTNNTRTDNLAYIIYTSGSTGTPKGVAVPHKAVTRLVCNTNYINIEPCDKIAQVANISFDAATFEIWGALLNGAQLLLINRDIILAPEEFALQLQKKKLVSYF; encoded by the coding sequence ATGAATGATCATCAAGTCAATATATCTGAAGAAGTATTTATTTTTCCTACCTCATTTGCCCAGCAAAGATTATGGTTTATTGACCAGTTAGTACCTGGAAATTATTTTTATAATGTACCGACAGCACTAAGGCTAAAAGGTTCACTAAATTTCTTAGCACTTGAGCAAACATTAAACGAAATTGTGAGTCGCCATGAAAGTTTACGCACCAGATTTAAGATAGTTGATGAGCAACCAGTACAAGTAATTTACCCTAGCTTAAATATACGTCTAACGGTAGTAGACTTGCAGGATTTGTCTCTTGATAAAAGGCAAGCAGAAGCAAAAAAAATAATTTTTGCAGAGTCAGAGCGTCCTTTTAATTTATCATCTGAAGCGTTGGTGCGATCGCTTCTTATTCGCTTACAAGAAAATGAGCATATTTTAGTACTGAATTTACATCATATTGTCTGCGATGATTGGTCAATTGGTGTACTTAGTAAAGAATTAAGTTTAATATATACAGCTTTATGTAGAGACATTAAATGCGATGCTTCTAAAATTTTGCCAGAATTACCTCTCCAATACGCTGACTTTGCAGAATGGCAACGCGAATGGTTACAGGGTGAAGTATTACAAAATCAATTAAGTTACTGGAGACAACACTTAGAAGGAATATCAACTTTAAATTTACCTAGTAATAAATTGCCACCAAGAAGACAAAGTTATCGAGGGGCAACTGAATTTATAGAAATACCCAAAAATCTAACTACAAAATTAGAAAGCATATCCCAGCAGGAAGGTATAACTTTGTTTATGACTTTGCTGGCAGCATTTCAGGTATTACTTTATCGTTATTCTCATCAAGAAGATATTGCCGTTGGAGTACCTATTGCTAACCGCAATCGTAGCGAAATAGAAGGGTTAATTGGTTTTTTTGTCAATAGTTTGGTGTTACGAACTGATTTATCTGGTAATCCAAGTTTTCAGGAAGTTTTAGCTAGGGTACGCGAGGTAACTTTAGGTGGTTATGCTCATCAAGATTTACCTTTTGAAAAGTTAGTAGAGGAATTGCAACCAGAACGGAATATTAGCCGTCATCCGCTATTTCAAGTTATGTTTAGTTTTCAAAATTCGCCAATGACAGGATTGGATTTACTAGATTTAGATGCAAGTTTTATTAATATTGATATTAAAACAACGCGATTTGATCTAGAGTTTAATTTATGGGAATGTGGAGATGGCTATAGAAATTTGCTTGGAGGCGATCGCTGGCAGTATTCTGAAGGAATTAGAGGTGTAGTTGTTTACAATACTGATTTATTTGAACAAGCTACTATTACTCGAATGGCAGAGCATTTTCAAACATTATTAGAAGGAATTGTTGCTAATCCATCAACACGAATTAGTGATTTACCTATTTTGAGCAAAGCGGAATTAAATCAGATTTTGGTGGAGTGGAATAATACTAAGAGAACCCCACCCCCTAGCCCCCTCCCCGTTTACGGGGAGGGGGCATATGAGAATAATATTATTGATCATCAAGTAAATTATCAGCAAAATTGTTGTATTCATCAGTTGTTTGAAAAGCAGGTAAGTCAAAGTCCTGATGCTATAGCGGTATTATTTGATAACCAGCAACTAACCTATAGAGAATTAAATAATCGTAGTAATCAATTAGCGCATTATTTACAGAAGTTAGGTGTAGGTGCAGAAGTTATTGTTGGTATCTGTATGGAACCTTCTATCGAGATGATAGTGGGAATATTGGGGATTTTGAAAGCCGGGGGTGCTTACTTACCTTTAGATCCGAGTTATCCGTGCGATCGCATTGATTTCATGTTACAAGATGCACAAGTATCAGTGTTATTAAAGCAGTCAGCTATCAACAGTCAGCTATCAGCTATTCATACTCCTATTGTGGTTTATATAGATAATGATTGGGAATTAATTGAATTAGAAAACCAGGAAAATTTAACTAACAACACTAGAACAGATAATTTAGCTTACATTATTTATACTTCTGGTTCTACAGGAACGCCGAAAGGTGTTGCTGTACCTCACAAAGCTGTAACTCGTTTAGTTTGTAATACTAACTATATCAATATAGAACCTTGTGATAAAATTGCCCAAGTTGCTAATATCTCTTTTGATGCTGCCACATTTGAAATCTGGGGAGCATTACTTAATGGCGCTCAACTGTTGCTAATCAATAGAGATATAATTCTTGCACCAGAAGAGTTTGCTTTACAGCTTCAGAAAAAGAAATTAGTATCTTATTTTTAA
- a CDS encoding non-ribosomal peptide synthetase, whose amino-acid sequence MSILFLTTALFQQIARNVPTAFKSLKYLLFGGEAVDPRWVEKILKHGSPKHLLHVYGPTENTTFSSYYLVEWLDSEEKTVISIGRPISNTQIYILDEYLQPVPIGVVGELYISGDGLARGYLNRAELTAEKFISNPFSKDSPLSSLLPPLPLSLYKTGDLGRYLADGNIEFIGRIDNQIKIRGFRIELGEIESVLCQHPEVREAVVVAIEDIPGEKRLVAYFVLNVEMLDKTSLHNDNAKSTPPIHPLIRGGKLRELREFLKQKLPGYMIPSDFVMLDTLPLTQNGKVDRKALPQPDFSNFNLHEDYIAPRTSVEEVLVEIWAKVLGKQQVGVHDNFFELGGHSLLATQLSSRIRDRLQVELAVRQLFETPTVASLAKYIETISWAKGLSEVININQRSDIEF is encoded by the coding sequence ATTAGTATCTTATTTTTAACTACTGCGTTATTTCAACAAATTGCTAGAAACGTTCCTACAGCTTTTAAATCTCTAAAATATCTCTTGTTTGGTGGTGAAGCGGTTGATCCAAGATGGGTGGAAAAGATTTTAAAACATGGCTCACCAAAGCATTTACTTCATGTTTATGGACCTACAGAAAATACTACGTTTTCTTCTTATTATTTAGTTGAGTGGTTAGATAGTGAGGAAAAAACGGTAATTTCTATTGGTCGTCCGATTAGTAATACGCAGATATATATATTAGATGAATATTTGCAACCTGTACCTATTGGAGTTGTCGGGGAATTATATATAAGTGGTGATGGGTTGGCGCGGGGGTATCTTAATCGCGCTGAGTTAACTGCTGAAAAGTTTATTTCTAATCCTTTTAGTAAAGATTCTCCTCTCTCTTCTCTCCTCCCTCCTCTCCCCTTAAGTTTATATAAAACAGGTGATTTGGGGCGTTATTTAGCTGATGGGAATATTGAATTTATTGGTCGGATAGATAATCAAATTAAGATTCGTGGTTTTCGGATTGAGTTGGGTGAGATTGAATCTGTGTTATGTCAACATCCAGAAGTACGGGAAGCGGTGGTTGTTGCAATAGAAGATATACCTGGGGAAAAACGCTTAGTAGCTTATTTTGTCCTTAATGTAGAGATGTTGGATAAAACGTCTCTACATAATGATAATGCGAAATCTACCCCCCCTATCCACCCCTTAATAAGGGGGGGGAAATTACGCGAGTTACGCGAATTTCTCAAACAAAAATTACCTGGGTATATGATTCCATCAGATTTTGTAATGCTGGATACTTTACCACTAACACAGAATGGCAAAGTAGACCGTAAGGCACTACCTCAGCCAGATTTCTCTAATTTCAATCTGCATGAAGATTATATAGCACCGCGCACGTCGGTTGAGGAGGTGTTAGTAGAAATTTGGGCTAAGGTTTTGGGAAAACAACAGGTAGGTGTCCACGATAATTTTTTTGAGTTGGGAGGTCATTCTTTGCTGGCGACTCAGCTTAGTTCTAGAATACGCGATCGCTTGCAAGTAGAGTTAGCCGTCCGTCAATTATTTGAAACGCCAACTGTGGCTAGTTTAGCTAAATATATTGAAACAATTTCCTGGGCAAAAGGATTAAGTGAAGTAATAAATATAAATCAGCGATCAGATATTGAATTTTAA
- the add gene encoding adenosine deaminase, with product MLSYKLNKINPELSIRLQAMPKVEIHVHLEGATDAETVYQMAKKNKVELPASSLEEWKSFYNFRDFPHFAEVYKTACKCMRNPEDYAFMVEQFLKNQAEQNIYYSEVYFSPSLHYGKLPDDEIIDALAAGVTAGEAKYGSKVKFMADISRQISHLQWHTLEFALRGKEKGIFIGLGIGGLETGHPPENYLKTFTKAREQGLRVVAHAGETEGADSIWGAIRSLNTERIGHGVRCLEDPLLVEELRISQIPLEVSPQSNYCIGIVKRDQAHPIRQMFDAGLYCTLNSDDPPMFSTNLNNEYITLAEQGFSWEELWKINNNTLEASFLSEQEKAAYRTQWQEFLSSV from the coding sequence ATGCTTAGTTATAAACTTAATAAAATTAATCCAGAATTATCTATTCGCTTGCAAGCAATGCCTAAAGTAGAAATTCATGTGCATCTCGAAGGTGCAACTGATGCCGAAACTGTATATCAAATGGCTAAAAAAAATAAAGTCGAGTTGCCAGCCTCATCACTTGAGGAATGGAAATCTTTTTATAATTTTCGGGACTTTCCTCATTTTGCTGAAGTTTATAAGACTGCCTGCAAATGTATGCGAAATCCTGAAGACTATGCCTTTATGGTAGAACAATTTTTAAAGAATCAAGCAGAGCAAAATATTTACTACAGTGAAGTTTATTTTAGCCCATCATTACATTATGGTAAATTGCCAGATGATGAAATAATTGATGCTTTAGCTGCTGGAGTCACAGCAGGTGAAGCTAAATATGGCAGCAAAGTTAAGTTTATGGCTGATATTTCCCGTCAAATTTCCCACTTACAATGGCATACTTTAGAATTTGCCTTGCGGGGTAAGGAAAAAGGTATTTTTATAGGTTTAGGTATCGGTGGTTTAGAAACTGGTCATCCACCTGAAAATTATCTGAAAACTTTTACAAAAGCTAGAGAACAAGGATTAAGAGTTGTTGCCCATGCAGGCGAAACTGAAGGTGCAGATAGCATTTGGGGGGCAATAAGAAGCTTAAATACAGAACGCATTGGTCATGGGGTGCGTTGTTTAGAAGATCCATTATTAGTTGAAGAACTACGGATAAGTCAAATCCCCCTAGAAGTTTCACCACAAAGTAATTATTGTATTGGTATTGTTAAACGAGATCAAGCGCATCCTATTCGCCAAATGTTTGATGCTGGACTTTACTGCACGTTAAATTCTGATGATCCGCCAATGTTTAGTACAAATCTAAATAACGAATATATTACCCTCGCAGAGCAAGGTTTTTCTTGGGAAGAACTTTGGAAAATAAATAATAATACATTAGAAGCAAGTTTCTTAAGTGAACAAGAAAAAGCTGCTTATCGCACTCAATGGCAAGAATTTTTATCCAGTGTCTAA
- a CDS encoding DNA-directed RNA polymerase subunit alpha C-terminal domain-containing protein, whose product MSEFEQLIKVVGRERMIKLLQEVAKEAIDSGDWLKVRQVTDIVAQINGHPASVTEENKPNVDNSQLELVTINISQRCLELLNKAGIFTINDLQGYSLDSLLEINGIGEMAAKQIDKALQTLGITLHSFGLRSRWQSEQSSINDDQLSINNDPN is encoded by the coding sequence ATGAGCGAATTTGAGCAACTAATTAAAGTTGTGGGGAGAGAAAGAATGATCAAACTCCTCCAAGAAGTAGCAAAAGAAGCCATTGATAGCGGCGATTGGCTTAAAGTCAGGCAAGTTACTGATATAGTTGCTCAAATTAATGGGCATCCTGCCAGTGTAACTGAAGAAAATAAACCTAATGTAGACAATTCCCAACTAGAACTTGTCACTATAAATATTTCCCAACGATGCCTTGAGTTATTAAATAAAGCTGGAATTTTTACTATAAATGACCTACAAGGTTATAGTTTAGATAGTTTACTCGAAATTAATGGCATTGGTGAAATGGCAGCAAAGCAGATAGACAAAGCTTTGCAAACACTAGGAATTACCTTGCACAGTTTTGGGTTACGCTCAAGATGGCAAAGTGAACAATCATCAATTAACGATGACCAACTATCAATTAACAATGACCCAAATTAG
- a CDS encoding non-ribosomal peptide synthetase, translated as MENKNNSGFNLVEFLSQLRSLDIQLIADRNKLRCNAPEGTLTPELHQEISLRKAEIISFLNTANSTVNQNIPSLVPISRNGKLTLSFAQKRLWFLDQLVPNNPFYNVPAALRLTGALNLVVLKKTFNEIVRRHEVLRTNLIVVDGEAVQSIAPSLTISIPVIDLRELPSVARETEAQNAIAQAALQPFNLSTDPLLRVTLLQLDDAEHILLINMHHIISDGWSIGVLIKEIGALYTAYSYSYQNPLPVNGEGAGGGVLPKLPIQYADFAHWQRQWLQGEILENQLAYWRQQLDNISLLNLPTDRPRPPVQSYQGASQRLQLSKSLSEALETLSQQEGVSLFMTLLAAFKILLYRYTQQEDITIGSPIANRNRSETEGLIGFFVNSLVLRTDLSGNPTFREVLQQVREVALGAYAHQDLPFEKLVEELHPERHLNQNPLFQVVFAVQNAPVEALELPNLTLRPQHIDIRTTRFDLEFHLWERASGNGFWVNSSEGISGLIVYNIDVFDEATISRMIGHYQNLLQNIVDNPDKNIAKLDILTESERNQLLFGWNNTQRDYHKNLCVHELFEKQVKQNPDATALVCDKQKITYQELNIRSNQLARYLQKLGVNSEVLVGICVERSIDMVVGILAILKAGGAYLPLDPNYPPERLSFMLDDAQVSILLTQERCLEGLEKLNSQVVCIDKNWKLISQESNKNINNCTKLNNLAYVIYTSGSTGKPKGVEIEHRNLLNLIYWHQQEFEVTSNDRATQVAGVAFDACVWEIFPYITAGASIYFPDNEIRRSPEKLQSWIVDNNITISFLPTPIAEKVLLLDWQQNVALRLLLTGGDKLKSYKGRSHPFKVVNNYGPTENTVVTTSGYLPVDQNSDFPPAIGRPIANTQVYILDSYLQPVPIGVAGELYIAGNGLARGYFNRPDLTAEKFIPHPFTEDLSPSSLLPPPSKARLYKTGDLVRYRADGNIEFLGRIDEQVKIRGYRIELGEIETVLSQHPGVLQTVVNTSEDAIGEKRLIAYVVLDANYSNFPQEIPQQQLQDEQVKQWQMLYEENYQQSANNDDATFNIIGWNSSYTNQPIPAEQMREWVDNQVWQILALQPKRVLEIGCGTGLLLFKIAPHCTEYWATDFSAQSINYIHQQLASIEIPQVKLLQKLATDVEGIPVKSFDAVIINSVVQYFPNIDYLIEVIESAIALVAPGGSIFIGDVRNLPLLQAFHASVQLHQAEPSVTRVQLQQRVQMQIFQETELVIDPALFSALQQRFPQISNVQIQLLRGHHHNELTQFRYNAILHIGSEILPPNRVDEGGLNHHPNEGRIHNPPYQGGQGGSKLLNWSENNLTVAKVHQLLVETKPEITAITHIPNARVIAAVKTAEWLFSTEEFKTVSQIREALQKFDNLGIEPEEFWGLGEQLGYKVEISWSDFSNNEHYDVAFVNQNLPDHINIPSQPTYSSSWRDYTNNPLQAKTARQLIPHLQHHLTQKLPDYMIPSAFVVLESLPLTPNGKIDRRALPLPDLIKPEIAGNYVAPRNQIEERLVKIWCEVLGVKRLGIEDNFFELGGHSLLATQLVSRVRDVFGVELPLRSIFEAPAIAQLSKVVESLKENNPKTQAPALVPISRESRRMKLSSLNKENQKINE; from the coding sequence ATGGAAAACAAAAATAATTCAGGATTCAACTTAGTAGAATTTCTATCTCAACTGCGTAGCTTAGATATTCAACTTATCGCTGATCGCAATAAATTACGCTGTAATGCCCCAGAAGGCACTTTAACACCAGAATTACATCAAGAAATATCCCTACGCAAAGCAGAAATTATCTCATTTCTTAACACAGCTAATTCTACCGTTAATCAAAATATCCCATCTCTTGTACCCATCTCCCGAAATGGTAAGCTGACTCTTTCTTTTGCCCAAAAAAGGTTATGGTTTTTAGATCAATTAGTACCTAACAATCCTTTTTATAATGTTCCAGCAGCATTACGCCTAACAGGTGCGCTTAATTTAGTTGTACTAAAGAAAACTTTTAATGAAATAGTGCGCCGACATGAAGTTTTGCGGACAAATCTGATTGTAGTGGACGGGGAAGCAGTACAGTCTATTGCGCCAAGTTTAACTATATCTATACCAGTTATAGATTTGCGGGAGTTACCAAGCGTAGCAAGAGAGACAGAAGCACAAAATGCGATCGCCCAAGCAGCATTACAACCTTTCAATTTATCCACCGATCCCTTATTGCGCGTCACATTATTGCAGCTTGATGATGCAGAACATATCTTACTAATTAATATGCACCATATTATCTCCGATGGTTGGTCTATCGGGGTATTAATTAAAGAAATAGGCGCACTGTACACAGCTTATTCTTATTCTTATCAGAACCCCCTCCCCGTTAACGGGGAGGGGGCAGGGGGTGGGGTTCTCCCCAAACTCCCCATCCAATACGCAGACTTTGCACATTGGCAGCGACAATGGTTGCAAGGAGAAATATTAGAAAATCAATTAGCTTACTGGCGACAACAATTAGATAATATTTCCCTACTCAACTTACCTACTGATCGACCTAGACCACCAGTACAATCATACCAAGGTGCAAGCCAACGTTTGCAATTATCAAAAAGTTTAAGTGAAGCACTAGAAACATTAAGTCAGCAGGAAGGCGTAAGTTTATTTATGACCTTACTGGCAGCATTCAAAATATTACTTTATCGCTACACGCAACAAGAAGATATTACAATAGGCTCACCAATTGCGAATCGTAATCGTAGTGAAACTGAAGGATTAATTGGCTTTTTTGTCAATAGCTTAGTATTACGCACTGATTTATCAGGTAATCCTACTTTTAGAGAAGTATTACAGCAAGTGCGAGAAGTTGCATTAGGCGCTTATGCACATCAAGATTTACCTTTTGAAAAGTTAGTAGAAGAACTACATCCCGAAAGGCATTTAAACCAAAATCCTTTGTTTCAAGTAGTATTTGCCGTCCAAAATGCCCCAGTAGAAGCGTTAGAATTACCAAATTTAACACTACGTCCTCAACATATTGATATTAGAACAACACGCTTTGATTTAGAATTTCATTTATGGGAACGTGCTTCTGGTAATGGTTTTTGGGTAAATAGTTCTGAAGGTATTAGCGGTTTAATCGTTTACAACATTGATGTCTTTGATGAGGCAACTATTAGTCGGATGATTGGGCATTATCAAAATTTATTACAAAATATTGTTGATAATCCCGATAAGAATATTGCTAAGTTAGATATTTTAACTGAATCCGAGCGAAATCAATTGTTATTTGGCTGGAATAATACCCAGAGAGATTATCACAAGAATTTGTGTGTACATGAGTTATTTGAAAAACAGGTAAAACAAAATCCTGATGCTACAGCATTAGTTTGTGATAAACAAAAAATAACTTACCAAGAATTAAATATCCGCAGCAATCAACTAGCACGTTACTTACAAAAACTAGGTGTAAATTCAGAAGTGTTAGTTGGGATATGCGTAGAACGTTCTATAGATATGGTAGTAGGAATATTAGCTATCCTTAAAGCGGGTGGTGCTTATCTTCCTTTAGATCCGAATTATCCGCCAGAACGTCTCAGCTTTATGCTGGATGATGCTCAAGTATCTATCTTATTAACACAAGAACGTTGTCTTGAAGGGTTAGAAAAACTAAACTCGCAAGTTGTTTGTATTGACAAAAACTGGAAGTTAATTAGTCAAGAAAGCAACAAAAATATTAATAATTGTACTAAATTAAATAATCTTGCTTATGTTATTTATACATCTGGTTCAACTGGAAAGCCAAAAGGTGTTGAAATAGAACACCGTAATTTATTAAATTTAATCTATTGGCATCAACAAGAATTTGAAGTTACATCAAATGATAGAGCGACACAAGTTGCTGGAGTCGCTTTTGATGCTTGTGTATGGGAGATTTTTCCTTATATTACTGCTGGTGCTAGTATCTATTTTCCAGATAATGAAATTAGGCGATCGCCTGAAAAACTCCAATCATGGATAGTTGACAATAACATCACTATTAGTTTTCTACCAACGCCTATAGCAGAAAAAGTTTTGTTATTAGATTGGCAGCAAAATGTAGCTTTAAGATTATTGCTGACTGGTGGGGATAAGTTGAAGTCGTATAAGGGGCGATCGCATCCATTTAAAGTAGTAAATAATTATGGTCCAACTGAAAATACAGTTGTCACAACTTCGGGTTATTTACCTGTAGATCAAAACAGTGATTTTCCTCCTGCTATTGGTCGTCCGATTGCTAATACCCAAGTTTATATATTAGACAGTTATTTACAACCTGTTCCGATTGGTGTTGCAGGAGAATTATATATTGCTGGAAATGGATTAGCGCGAGGTTATTTCAATCGCCCTGATTTAACAGCAGAAAAATTTATCCCCCATCCGTTTACTGAAGATCTTTCTCCCTCCTCCCTCCTCCCTCCTCCCTCAAAAGCTCGTTTATATAAAACTGGAGATTTAGTAAGATATCGTGCTGACGGTAATATCGAATTTTTAGGTCGGATTGATGAACAAGTAAAAATTCGGGGTTATCGGATTGAATTAGGCGAAATAGAAACAGTATTAAGTCAACATCCAGGGGTATTGCAAACTGTAGTAAATACCAGTGAAGATGCAATTGGGGAAAAACGTTTAATTGCTTATGTTGTACTTGATGCTAACTACAGTAATTTTCCCCAAGAAATACCGCAGCAACAATTGCAAGATGAACAGGTAAAGCAATGGCAAATGCTTTACGAAGAAAATTATCAGCAATCTGCTAATAATGATGATGCCACATTTAATATTATCGGTTGGAATAGCAGTTATACAAATCAGCCGATTCCAGCAGAGCAAATGCGTGAATGGGTAGATAATCAAGTATGGCAGATTTTAGCTTTGCAACCCAAGCGAGTATTAGAGATTGGATGTGGAACAGGTTTATTACTGTTTAAAATTGCGCCTCATTGCACAGAATACTGGGCAACCGATTTTTCAGCGCAATCAATTAATTACATTCATCAGCAGTTAGCAAGTATAGAAATACCGCAGGTAAAACTACTGCAAAAGTTAGCGACTGATGTTGAAGGAATACCTGTTAAATCTTTTGACGCGGTAATTATTAATTCAGTTGTGCAGTATTTCCCTAATATTGATTATCTCATTGAAGTGATTGAGAGTGCGATCGCACTCGTTGCCCCTGGTGGTTCTATCTTTATCGGGGATGTCCGTAATCTCCCCCTACTGCAAGCTTTCCACGCCTCTGTGCAACTGCATCAAGCTGAACCTAGTGTTACCCGCGTACAGTTGCAACAACGGGTACAAATGCAAATATTCCAAGAAACAGAATTAGTTATTGATCCTGCTTTATTTAGTGCATTACAGCAGAGATTTCCGCAAATTAGTAATGTTCAAATTCAACTATTGCGGGGTCATCATCACAATGAATTAACTCAGTTTCGTTATAATGCCATTCTGCATATTGGAAGTGAAATTTTACCCCCCAACAGAGTTGATGAAGGGGGGCTTAATCACCACCCTAATGAAGGGCGAATTCATAACCCCCCTTATCAAGGGGGGCAGGGGGGATCAAAACTGCTAAATTGGTCTGAAAATAATTTGACTGTAGCAAAAGTACATCAATTATTAGTTGAAACCAAACCCGAAATAACAGCTATTACCCATATCCCTAACGCGCGGGTAATAGCAGCAGTTAAAACAGCAGAATGGTTATTTAGCACAGAAGAATTTAAAACTGTTAGCCAAATCCGTGAAGCTTTACAAAAATTTGATAACTTAGGAATTGAGCCAGAAGAATTTTGGGGTTTGGGTGAACAGCTAGGTTATAAAGTTGAGATTAGCTGGTCAGATTTCAGTAATAATGAACATTATGATGTTGCTTTTGTCAATCAAAATCTACCAGATCATATAAATATTCCTTCACAACCTACTTATTCATCTTCATGGCGCGATTATACAAATAATCCATTGCAAGCTAAAACAGCACGTCAGTTAATACCACATTTGCAGCATCATCTAACCCAAAAGTTACCTGATTACATGATACCTTCAGCTTTTGTCGTGCTGGAATCTTTACCGCTTACACCTAATGGCAAAATTGACCGTCGCGCTTTACCTTTACCTGATTTGATCAAACCAGAAATAGCAGGTAATTATGTTGCACCCCGCAATCAAATTGAGGAAAGGCTAGTAAAAATTTGGTGTGAGGTGTTAGGAGTTAAGCGATTAGGTATTGAGGATAACTTTTTTGAATTAGGCGGTCATTCTTTATTAGCAACTCAGCTTGTTTCCAGGGTGCGAGATGTTTTTGGTGTGGAATTGCCTTTGCGTAGTATATTTGAAGCGCCTGCGATCGCGCAACTTTCAAAAGTAGTTGAAAGCTTAAAAGAAAACAATCCTAAAACGCAAGCACCAGCGTTAGTACCTATTTCCCGTGAAAGTCGCAGGATGAAGTTATCATCTTTAAATAAAGAAAATCAAAAAATCAATGAGTGA